The sequence below is a genomic window from Synechococcus sp. PCC 7335.
TTTCCCATTGAAACCTACGCGGCTCTCTCGCCCTACTTCGATCATCTGATTGCCAGACTTTCGACGTTTGTAAAAGTAGAAGCTAAGGCGTAACTTTAGAAGACAGTTCTGAAAATCCCTAAAGTTCAATCAACTATTAAGCTTTGAAATGAGCCCTGAAGAAGCAATGATTCGCGCTTGCATTGCGGGCGATCGCACTAAGGTCGCTACTCTGCTCTCGAAAGGGGTCAACCCAGATGCCCACTGGCAAAGTAGCACTGGGTTGATGTGGTCGGCGATGGAGAACCACGCCGATATTGTTGATCTGCTCTTAAAGGTAGGAGCCGATGTCAATGCCCGTAATACTGCTGGTTACACTGCTTTGATGTATGCGGCTGAATCCGATCGGCGAGAGATCGTATTGACGCTGCTATCAAACGACACTACCGATATCACAGGTCGTAATACTTATGGTGAAACGGTGCTGATGATGCTAGCTCGCCACGGTCAAACCGATGTTGTAGAGCAGCTCATAAAACTTGGGGCAAACGTCGCTGCGACCAACAGAATTGGTGATACAGCGCTGTACTTAGCGGCCGACAATGGTCACGCCTATACAGTAGCTAGCCTGATTCGAGCAGGCGCGCAGGTGAATACATCGAATATTGGTGGCTGGACCCCGCTGATGATGGCTTCAGCCAGGGGCGATCTCGATACAATTGCACTATTGCTAGAGCACAACGCAGATGTGCGTCCTACTAACCGCTGGGGACAAACGGCCCTAAGTGAGGCTAAGAAATCTTTTCGTGCTGCCGATGCGATCGCTCTTCTAACAAAGGCTGGTGCTACCGAATAATTAGCTGTCAGCTAGCTGTTTGCAACGAAACATTACAAAAGAACCGACAATATCGATAGCCTTAAAGCCTTCTAGAGAATTCAGGCAGAAATTGCTATAACTCCCTACCCAAGCCACTCTTGACCTTTTTGGGTAGAAGAATACTGCCTGGCTTGCCATTTGTTTTGTTCATAAAACTTGACGAAGAGGGAGCCCCTTTACCCACAAAATGAGAATACGCAATCAACCATTACAAGGAGATAGCATCCATGTCTTTTGGCGCTTTCGGACCCGCATCGCGCTTAGGCGTCAGCCTTTTCGAAGAAACTCCCCCAGTGGAATGGGTTCCTGGTCTGTCATCTGAGGATTTAGAAGGAATTATCAGTACCGTCTACCGTCAGGTGTTAGGCAACGCTTACGTGATGGAAAGCGAGCGACTCTCCGTTCCTGAGTCTCAGTTTAAACTCGGTGAATTTAGCGTACGCGAGTTTGTTCGAGCAGTCGCCAAGTCGGATTTATACCGCTCTCGTTTCTTTGAAGGCTGCCCTCGCTATCGCTACACAGAGCTAAACTTCCGTCATCTGCTAGGCCGTGCGCCTAATGACTATGACGAAATGAAGGCTCATAGCAACATCCTAGATGCGGAAGGCTTTGAAGCTGATATTGATTCTTATATCGATAGCGACGAGTACCAAAATACCTTCGGTGAAAACATAGTGCCCTATATCCGCGGCTATCAGAGCACTGCTGCCGATACAATGGTCGGCTTTACTCACATGTTTGAGCTGGTTCGCGGTGCCTCTAGTAGCTCACTCAAAGGCAGCACTTCTGGTAAAGAACCTCGCTTGAACAAACTGGTAATCAACGCGATTCCAACTGCGGTCAAGGCGCCTTCAGGTGGCTCTGATGGCTGGGCGTTCAGCGAGCCACCAACGGCTGCGGCAACTCGTTCTGGGGCGACTGTGGGCGATCGCGGCAAGGTCTACCGCATCGAAGTTACCTCTATTCGTGCCAACACCGTACGCAAAGCGTCTTCTCGCTTCCGCAGAGCCAATCAGGTATACATTGTGCCTTATGAGAAGCTCTCTCAAGAATATCAGCGTATCCATAAAGCTGGCGGCGTTATTGC
It includes:
- a CDS encoding ankyrin repeat domain-containing protein, translated to MSPEEAMIRACIAGDRTKVATLLSKGVNPDAHWQSSTGLMWSAMENHADIVDLLLKVGADVNARNTAGYTALMYAAESDRREIVLTLLSNDTTDITGRNTYGETVLMMLARHGQTDVVEQLIKLGANVAATNRIGDTALYLAADNGHAYTVASLIRAGAQVNTSNIGGWTPLMMASARGDLDTIALLLEHNADVRPTNRWGQTALSEAKKSFRAADAIALLTKAGATE
- a CDS encoding phycobilisome linker polypeptide, with the protein product MSFGAFGPASRLGVSLFEETPPVEWVPGLSSEDLEGIISTVYRQVLGNAYVMESERLSVPESQFKLGEFSVREFVRAVAKSDLYRSRFFEGCPRYRYTELNFRHLLGRAPNDYDEMKAHSNILDAEGFEADIDSYIDSDEYQNTFGENIVPYIRGYQSTAADTMVGFTHMFELVRGASSSSLKGSTSGKEPRLNKLVINAIPTAVKAPSGGSDGWAFSEPPTAAATRSGATVGDRGKVYRIEVTSIRANTVRKASSRFRRANQVYIVPYEKLSQEYQRIHKAGGVIASITEVS